From a single Nicotiana tomentosiformis chromosome 2, ASM39032v3, whole genome shotgun sequence genomic region:
- the LOC104114507 gene encoding GDSL esterase/lipase At1g29670-like isoform X2 — translation MKIWFVLLTVLLIFINISSLLVKGEQQVPCLFIMGDSLFDNGNNNNLLTTAKANYPPYGIDFPDGPTGRFTNGKNTADFIAELLGFDKYIEPFATVKGVEMFRGVNYASGAAGIRDESGIHLFYPSSLLYKPEKYATILAQQYEKQLKTLYRYGARKVAVFGLGSIGCIPAELDLYGTKDSVCVDSINSAVLKFVDKLKPMIDDFNSNLPNANFIYINVTSIAIGDPSSIGITNLAEPCCEISSFIAKGQCSYGGSACSDRASHYFWDGFHPTEAPNKATAERAYTALLPTDAYPFDISHLALL, via the exons ATGAAGATATGGTTTGTGTTGTTAACTGTATTGTTAATCTTCATTAACATAAGTTCACTGTTGGTAAAGGGAGAACAACAGGTGCCTTGTTTGTTTATTATGGGAGACTCTTTATTTGATAATGGAAATAACAATAATCTCCTTACTACTGCAAAGGCCAATTATCCACCTTATGGAATTGATTTTCCTGATGGTCCTACTGGTAGATTCACCAATGGCAAGAATACCGCAGATTTCATTG CGGAACTGTTGGGTTTTGATAAGTATATTGAGCCATTTGCAACAGTGAAAGGTGTGGAGATGTTTAGAGGGGTGAACTATGCATCTGGTGCTGCTGGAATTCGTGATGAGTCGGGAATACATTTG TTCTACCCATCAAGCCTTTTGTACAAACCAGAAAAATATGCCACAATCCTAGCTCAGCAATATGAAAAACAATTAAAG ACTTTGTACCGTTACGGAGCAAGAAAAGTTGCGGTGTTCGGGCTAGGTAGCATAGGCTGTATTCCAGCAGAGTTGGATTTGTATGGGACAAAGGACTCAGTATGTGTCGACTCTATAAATAGTGCAGTTCTAAAGTTTGTGGACAAGCTTAAGCCAATGATAGACGATTTCAACAGTAATTTGCCCAACGCAAATTTCATCTACATAAATGTAACAAGCATTGCAATTGGAGATCCTTCATCTATCG GTATAACAAATTTAGCTGAGCCATGCTGTGAAATTTCGAGCTTCATAGCTAAGGGGCAGTGTAGTTATGGAGGAAGTGCATGCAGTGATAGAGCATCACACTATTTTTGGGATGGTTTTCACCCAACAGAAGCTCCCAATAAGGCCACTGCTGAAAGAGCTTACACTGCTCTTCTACCCACTGATGCCTATCCCTTTGATATTAGCCACTTGGCTCTGCTCTAA
- the LOC104114507 gene encoding GDSL esterase/lipase At1g29670-like isoform X1 → MKIWFVLLTVLLIFINISSLLVKGEQQVPCLFIMGDSLFDNGNNNNLLTTAKANYPPYGIDFPDGPTGRFTNGKNTADFIAELLGFDKYIEPFATVKGVEMFRGVNYASGAAGIRDESGIHLGDRISLNRQLRNHKVTISHMSTLLENNMTLIQEYLSKCIYIVGMGNNDYINNYLLPQFYPSSLLYKPEKYATILAQQYEKQLKTLYRYGARKVAVFGLGSIGCIPAELDLYGTKDSVCVDSINSAVLKFVDKLKPMIDDFNSNLPNANFIYINVTSIAIGDPSSIGITNLAEPCCEISSFIAKGQCSYGGSACSDRASHYFWDGFHPTEAPNKATAERAYTALLPTDAYPFDISHLALL, encoded by the exons ATGAAGATATGGTTTGTGTTGTTAACTGTATTGTTAATCTTCATTAACATAAGTTCACTGTTGGTAAAGGGAGAACAACAGGTGCCTTGTTTGTTTATTATGGGAGACTCTTTATTTGATAATGGAAATAACAATAATCTCCTTACTACTGCAAAGGCCAATTATCCACCTTATGGAATTGATTTTCCTGATGGTCCTACTGGTAGATTCACCAATGGCAAGAATACCGCAGATTTCATTG CGGAACTGTTGGGTTTTGATAAGTATATTGAGCCATTTGCAACAGTGAAAGGTGTGGAGATGTTTAGAGGGGTGAACTATGCATCTGGTGCTGCTGGAATTCGTGATGAGTCGGGAATACATTTG GGAGATCGAATCAGCTTGAATAGGCAATTGCGAAATCACAAAGTGACAATTTCCCACATGTCTACTTTGCTTGAAAATAATATGACTTTAATCCAAGAGTATCTAAGCAAATGTATATACATTGTTGGAATGGGGAACAATGATTACATCAACAACTATTTGCTGCCTCAGTTCTACCCATCAAGCCTTTTGTACAAACCAGAAAAATATGCCACAATCCTAGCTCAGCAATATGAAAAACAATTAAAG ACTTTGTACCGTTACGGAGCAAGAAAAGTTGCGGTGTTCGGGCTAGGTAGCATAGGCTGTATTCCAGCAGAGTTGGATTTGTATGGGACAAAGGACTCAGTATGTGTCGACTCTATAAATAGTGCAGTTCTAAAGTTTGTGGACAAGCTTAAGCCAATGATAGACGATTTCAACAGTAATTTGCCCAACGCAAATTTCATCTACATAAATGTAACAAGCATTGCAATTGGAGATCCTTCATCTATCG GTATAACAAATTTAGCTGAGCCATGCTGTGAAATTTCGAGCTTCATAGCTAAGGGGCAGTGTAGTTATGGAGGAAGTGCATGCAGTGATAGAGCATCACACTATTTTTGGGATGGTTTTCACCCAACAGAAGCTCCCAATAAGGCCACTGCTGAAAGAGCTTACACTGCTCTTCTACCCACTGATGCCTATCCCTTTGATATTAGCCACTTGGCTCTGCTCTAA